Within Bradymonas sediminis, the genomic segment ATAACGGCGGCGACTGCGTAGGAGGTCTTTCCACCACCGCGGTTCATCGACCCGATGCTGTGCACCATGCTCCACACGCCGTGGCGAAGGTGCCAGCCGAGGAACAGGATCGCGCCGCAGTAGAAGGCCACCCAGCCCGGGTTGCTGAAGACATCGGCGACCAGCGCGTAGAGGTCGAGCCCGCCGCCTTCCAGCGCGTATTGCTCGACGTCCGAGGTGAATAATTGGAAGCGAAATTGGGCCACGTGAATGATCACAAAGGCTGCGATCGCAATGCCCGAAATCGCCATCTTGGTCGACGACAGGTTATAGTGGCTCGGGCCATTCTTGGACTTCTGGCCGGCGACGTATTTCTGCGGGCGCGCGGCGCGATTCTGGCGCCACATCGTGATGCCGGAGTAGATGTGGAAGACGAAGAGGAGCAGAAGCCCGATCTCGATCAGGTAGAACGCCGGCCCCAGGCTGTGCAGCGCCGCGGCGTACGCGTTGAATGCCGTGCCGTCATCATTGGCGAAGAGCGTGAGATTGCCGAGCAAATGCATGACGACAAAACCGAACAAACCGACGGCCGTAGCCCAGTTGATC encodes:
- a CDS encoding succinate dehydrogenase cytochrome b subunit: MYSLKTLLTSGIGRKLINWATAVGLFGFVVMHLLGNLTLFANDDGTAFNAYAAALHSLGPAFYLIEIGLLLLFVFHIYSGITMWRQNRAARPQKYVAGQKSKNGPSHYNLSSTKMAISGIAIAAFVIIHVAQFRFQLFTSDVEQYALEGGGLDLYALVADVFSNPGWVAFYCGAILFLGWHLRHGVWSMVHSIGSMNRGGGKTSYAVAAVIGLLLALGFFVLPIYLYVGSL